In Planctomycetaceae bacterium, a single window of DNA contains:
- a CDS encoding YitT family protein: MRRPLIDYGLNLLAGILYALALKYFVLPSKVILTGTEGIATALSYYFESYWLFIALYLLFQSALLAFAFARVSRVFAQRSLLVVGTVGVGLAVLPELQFAQPEPQNERIILVLFGGLLAGVAKALAFTHRGSTGDEDILGAYFAVKYLKPVGSIAIVAAIGSTAFGLVMDLIKNGQFESVVNTMMYTCIYIFASAETLNNLYRKFKITMLAIITRRQKEVGAAITNTSAHRTYTTHQGTGGHSGDPFVVVRTIITHEELPQVIAAIQSADPDCFYYYHDIEGISGRYYIAPIG, translated from the coding sequence GTGCGTCGACCCTTGATTGACTACGGCCTGAACCTTCTTGCTGGCATCTTGTACGCCCTCGCTTTGAAGTACTTCGTTCTTCCTTCCAAAGTCATCCTGACCGGAACGGAAGGCATTGCCACGGCATTGTCGTACTACTTCGAGAGTTACTGGCTCTTCATCGCGCTCTACTTGCTGTTTCAGTCGGCGTTGCTCGCCTTCGCGTTCGCACGCGTCAGCCGAGTCTTTGCACAACGCTCGCTTCTCGTCGTTGGCACCGTCGGTGTGGGACTCGCCGTGCTGCCTGAACTACAGTTCGCGCAGCCAGAACCTCAGAACGAGCGAATCATATTGGTTCTATTTGGTGGGCTGCTTGCAGGTGTTGCCAAAGCACTCGCTTTCACCCACCGTGGCTCCACCGGCGACGAGGACATCCTTGGGGCGTATTTTGCCGTCAAGTACCTGAAGCCCGTCGGCTCGATTGCGATTGTTGCCGCCATTGGTTCCACTGCCTTCGGCCTCGTGATGGACCTCATAAAGAACGGGCAATTCGAATCGGTCGTCAACACAATGATGTACACGTGCATTTACATCTTCGCGTCCGCCGAAACGCTCAACAACCTGTATCGCAAGTTCAAGATCACCATGCTCGCGATCATCACGCGCCGGCAGAAGGAAGTCGGCGCGGCAATCACAAACACATCGGCACATCGAACGTACACAACGCATCAGGGCACCGGTGGCCACAGCGGCGACCCATTTGTGGTCGTCCGAACAATTATCACACACGAAGAGCTACCCCAAGTGATTGCCGCAATACAATCTGCCGATCCCGACTGTTTCTACTACTATCACGACATCGAGGGTATTTCTGGTCGCTACTATATCGCCCCGATTGGCTGA
- a CDS encoding HEAT repeat domain-containing protein: MRTCVSTLVLVFLMGSVLEVSAADDHRSQTIDQLLDEFEKTEVDWRQLEVAKRVVSRRDSRVLQRLEPWLENEDRHLRGNAAFIFAGLGDPRGLKTIGSILSDRSERPEGQGISGGKFSVEAQIRADRYYAVHLLGGLKDLAAVDLLIPFLDDAEINYNVAWALGEIGDARATSPLIDALDDRDALVRVCAINALLKLRATEALPKLRQLLSDDAMPSAGDRVSVAETAEAAIAKLQKEP, translated from the coding sequence ATGAGAACCTGTGTCAGCACACTCGTCCTTGTCTTTCTGATGGGAAGCGTGTTGGAAGTGTCAGCCGCGGATGACCACCGATCGCAGACCATTGATCAACTACTGGACGAATTTGAGAAGACAGAAGTCGATTGGCGGCAGCTTGAGGTAGCCAAGCGAGTCGTGAGCCGTCGGGACTCTCGCGTTCTACAGCGTCTCGAGCCGTGGCTGGAGAATGAGGACAGGCATCTGCGCGGGAATGCGGCGTTCATTTTCGCAGGATTGGGCGATCCCCGTGGACTCAAGACGATTGGTTCCATCCTGAGCGATCGCTCGGAGCGGCCCGAAGGTCAGGGCATATCAGGTGGTAAGTTCAGTGTTGAGGCCCAGATTCGAGCTGATCGTTACTATGCGGTGCATCTGCTCGGAGGGTTGAAGGATCTTGCTGCTGTAGACCTGCTGATCCCATTCCTGGACGACGCCGAGATCAATTACAACGTGGCTTGGGCTTTAGGCGAAATCGGTGACGCGCGCGCTACTTCGCCATTGATTGACGCCCTCGATGATCGTGATGCGTTGGTTCGGGTCTGCGCCATCAATGCGCTCCTGAAACTTCGCGCGACTGAAGCATTACCGAAGCTCCGGCAGCTCTTGAGCGACGACGCAATGCCGAGTGCGGGAGACCGCGTGTCTGTCGCGGAAACAGCCGAAGCGGCGATCGCGAAGCTGCAGAAAGAGCCCTAA